A section of the Phycodurus eques isolate BA_2022a chromosome 4, UOR_Pequ_1.1, whole genome shotgun sequence genome encodes:
- the LOC133401574 gene encoding uncharacterized protein LOC133401574 codes for MYTIHVLFVLLSVCGVRAKSNRVYVIQAVLGADLSLPCRAQAKAGVQYMYVSWSKMQLHGDPPTPRRRGLVLRDLPEGVAEHYVGLTREVVLDNDTSDILLPNVTCGDAGEYVCSLQAPVGEWIQRGMVVLELSDNPVGNVDIPVGNLRMNVEINILISAGLTLVLVFLVVSCCLRKLQHDQKKAWQADVASLHATLKSQDVIPFSGS; via the exons ATGTACACGATTCATGTGCTCTTCGTCCTTCTGTCAGTCT GTGGCGTCCGGGCAAAAAGTAACCGAGTGTATGTCATTCAAGCCGTTTTGGGTGCAGATCTTTCATTGCCGTGCAGAGCCCAAGCCAAAGCAggagtacagtacatgtatgtgAGCTGGTCCAAG ATGCAGCTGCACGGTGATCCGCCGACACCGCGGCGCCGAGGTCTGGTGTTACGCGACCTGCCCGAAGGGGTGGCGGAGCACTATGTGGGCCTGACGCGGGAGGTGGTGCTGGACAACGACACTAGCGACATCCTGCTGCCCAACGTGACGTGCGGCGACGCCGGCGAGTACGTCTGCTCGTTGCAGGCGCCCGTCGGAGAGTGGATCCAAAGGGGGATGGTGGTCCTCGAGCTGTCTG ACAATCCGGTTGGAAACGTTGACATTCCCGTTGGAAACCTAAGAATGAATGTTGAAATTAACATTTTGATTTCCGCCGGGCTGACGCTTGTGCTGGTCTTCCTGGTGGTTTCT TGTTGTTTGAGAAAGCTCCAGCATGACCAAAAGAAAGCGTGGCAAGCAGACGTCGCATCACTTCATGCTACGCTCAAGTCTCAGGATGTGATTCCATTTTCGGGGTCCTAG